In Nitrospira sp., one genomic interval encodes:
- the gcvT gene encoding glycine cleavage system aminomethyltransferase GcvT, with translation MRQTPLIEAHRNAGAKLVDFAGWEMPIQYSGVVDEYHTVRRQAGLFDVSHMGRITVTGPGSLAFLQYVTTNDVSTLSVRQSQYSMVCSKEGGIKDDIFIYHVAPYEFLICVNASNREKILAWLHTQAAKAQGCTVVDQSATMAQIAIQGPASREVLAAAGIVDLATLKVRHCLQTTLREQSVLVTRTGYTGELGYELYLPAEGAADTWQHLLAVGQPFGLKPAGLGARDLLRLEMAYLLYGNDMDEQTTPLEAGAGWVVKFEKGEFIGRTTLLAQQATGPAKRLIAFELVEKAVPRHGFQILHPEAPHAPVGLVTSGNLSPLLQKGIGLGYVPPTLATPGSALRIEIRGRSCPAVVVTPPFYKKKVGTS, from the coding sequence ATGCGCCAGACGCCGCTAATCGAAGCCCATCGCAACGCCGGAGCGAAGTTGGTCGACTTTGCCGGGTGGGAAATGCCCATCCAATATTCCGGTGTCGTAGACGAGTACCACACCGTCCGCCGTCAGGCCGGCCTGTTCGATGTGAGCCACATGGGACGCATCACCGTGACCGGCCCGGGATCCCTCGCCTTCCTCCAGTATGTGACGACCAACGACGTCTCGACCCTGTCCGTACGGCAGTCGCAGTATTCCATGGTCTGCTCCAAGGAAGGCGGCATCAAGGATGACATTTTCATCTACCACGTAGCGCCCTACGAGTTTTTGATCTGCGTGAACGCGTCGAATCGTGAAAAGATCCTGGCGTGGCTGCACACACAAGCGGCCAAGGCTCAAGGCTGTACCGTAGTAGACCAGTCCGCCACCATGGCACAAATTGCCATTCAAGGGCCGGCCTCGCGCGAGGTGCTGGCGGCAGCCGGCATCGTGGACCTAGCCACATTGAAAGTCCGTCACTGCCTGCAGACCACCCTCCGTGAGCAATCAGTCCTGGTCACGAGGACGGGGTACACCGGCGAATTGGGGTACGAACTGTATCTTCCCGCGGAGGGGGCCGCAGACACCTGGCAACACCTGCTTGCCGTGGGTCAGCCCTTCGGATTGAAGCCGGCCGGCTTAGGCGCTCGGGATTTGTTACGTCTCGAAATGGCCTACTTGCTCTATGGCAACGACATGGATGAACAGACCACACCCCTTGAAGCAGGTGCAGGCTGGGTTGTGAAATTTGAGAAAGGTGAATTCATCGGCCGGACAACCCTGTTGGCGCAACAGGCCACGGGTCCGGCGAAACGACTGATTGCCTTCGAACTCGTTGAAAAGGCCGTGCCTCGCCACGGGTTTCAGATCCTCCATCCCGAGGCACCGCACGCGCCGGTCGGCCTGGTGACGAGCGGGAACCTCTCTCCGCTTCTGCAGAAAGGTATCGGCTTGGGATATGTTCCGCCCACCCTTGCCACCCCCGGTAGCGCGCTCCGGATCGAGATCCGCGGCAGATCCTGCCCAGCAGTCGTCGTCACACCTCCCTTCTACAAGAAAAAGGTCGGCACATCATGA
- the gcvP gene encoding aminomethyl-transferring glycine dehydrogenase: MPQPKFFESSDTFVPRHIGPTEPEIQEMLAALGLPSLEALVDATVPGEIRLQNAMNMPAPRGEQAVLEELRSMAVQNQVWRTLIGMGYYDCVTPPVIQRNILENPGWYTQYTPYQAEIAQGRLEALVNFQTMVADLTGLPLANASLLDEATAAAEAMTMCAALSRAAGRERTKFFISEHCHPQTIAVVHTRAEPLGITLQVGAVKAVDFSQGEFFGALLQYPTTDGYVGDYGDVVTQAHAGGAFVVVATDLMALTLLRPPGEFGADVAIGSSQRFGVPMGYGGPHAAFLATKEEFRRQMPGRIVGVSKDATGRVAYRLALQTREQHIRREKATSNICTAQVLLAVMAGMYAVYHGPDGLRRIAERIHGLTMVLAEGLRRHGCEVGLESVFDTLRVPLSRVQAETIWNRARQHRINLRRYDDYSLGLSLDECSTLDEVQQLLALFVGHRIPAEDLQTLVQSVDVRYPASLARTSPYLTHPVFHRYHSEHEMLRYIHRLQARDLSLVHSMIPLGSCTMKLNATAEMLPVTWPEFGRLHPFVPVEQAQGYQAMFEQLESWLAEITGFAALSLQPNAGSQGEYAGLMVIRAYHWHRGETQRDVCLIPVSAHGTNPASASMCGMTVVPVACDARGNVDVADLEAKAAHHRDRLAAMMITYPSTHGVFEEGVRRMCQIVHTHGGQVYMDGANLNAQVGLCRPADLGADVCHLNLHKTFCIPHGGGGPGMGPIGVARHLVPFLPGHPVVQVGGTQSIGPVSAAPYGSPSIVTISWVYIALMGREGLTKATQVAILNANYMAKRLEKHYPVLYTGARGFVAHEFILDLRPLKDRSGVEAMDVAKRLMDYGFHAPTVSFPVPGTLMIEPTESETKGELDRLCEALIAIRAEIQDIVDGRQPRAGNLLKSAPHTASAVIVSDWTRAYSREQAAFPAPWVRDNKFWPSVGRIDEAYGDRHLFCTCPPMDAAS; the protein is encoded by the coding sequence ATGCCACAGCCCAAATTCTTCGAGTCGAGCGACACGTTTGTGCCCCGCCATATCGGGCCGACTGAACCGGAAATTCAGGAGATGCTGGCCGCACTCGGCCTCCCGTCGCTGGAGGCGCTCGTGGACGCGACGGTCCCCGGCGAGATTCGCCTGCAGAACGCGATGAATATGCCGGCCCCGCGAGGCGAACAGGCGGTGCTGGAAGAACTGCGTAGCATGGCCGTCCAAAATCAGGTGTGGCGGACGCTCATCGGCATGGGCTATTACGACTGCGTCACTCCGCCGGTGATCCAGCGCAACATCCTGGAGAATCCCGGCTGGTATACCCAATACACGCCCTACCAGGCGGAAATCGCGCAGGGGCGGCTCGAGGCGTTGGTCAATTTCCAGACGATGGTGGCCGACCTCACGGGCTTGCCGCTGGCCAATGCGTCGCTGTTGGACGAGGCTACCGCGGCGGCGGAAGCCATGACGATGTGCGCGGCCCTCTCACGCGCTGCCGGACGGGAACGCACGAAATTCTTTATCTCGGAGCATTGTCATCCGCAAACGATCGCGGTCGTCCACACGCGAGCGGAGCCGCTGGGGATCACGCTCCAAGTCGGGGCGGTGAAGGCGGTGGATTTCTCCCAGGGCGAGTTTTTCGGCGCCTTGCTGCAATATCCCACGACGGATGGGTATGTGGGGGACTACGGCGATGTCGTGACGCAGGCTCATGCGGGTGGCGCCTTTGTGGTGGTGGCGACGGATCTCATGGCCCTGACGCTGTTGCGACCGCCGGGCGAGTTCGGCGCCGATGTGGCGATCGGATCCAGTCAACGATTCGGGGTTCCGATGGGTTACGGAGGGCCTCACGCCGCCTTTCTCGCCACGAAAGAGGAATTCCGACGGCAGATGCCGGGACGGATCGTGGGGGTGTCCAAGGATGCCACTGGTCGGGTCGCCTATCGCCTCGCGCTCCAGACGAGAGAACAACATATCCGGCGGGAAAAGGCCACGAGTAATATTTGTACGGCGCAGGTATTGCTCGCGGTGATGGCGGGCATGTATGCCGTCTATCACGGCCCGGACGGATTGCGGCGGATTGCGGAACGCATCCATGGCTTGACGATGGTGTTGGCGGAAGGCCTCCGTCGCCATGGGTGTGAAGTGGGATTGGAGTCGGTCTTCGACACCCTGCGGGTGCCGTTGTCGCGGGTACAGGCGGAGACTATTTGGAATCGTGCGCGCCAGCACCGGATCAACCTGCGGCGGTATGACGATTACAGTTTGGGACTCTCGCTGGACGAGTGCAGCACGTTGGATGAGGTTCAGCAGCTGCTCGCGCTGTTCGTCGGCCACCGCATTCCGGCGGAAGACCTGCAGACCCTCGTCCAGTCCGTCGACGTGCGGTATCCGGCGTCCCTGGCACGCACCAGCCCGTATCTCACGCATCCGGTGTTCCATCGCTACCATTCGGAGCATGAGATGTTGCGGTACATCCACCGGCTTCAGGCACGCGACCTCTCGTTGGTCCATTCGATGATCCCCCTAGGATCTTGCACCATGAAACTCAATGCCACGGCGGAGATGTTGCCGGTGACCTGGCCGGAGTTCGGTCGCCTCCATCCCTTCGTACCTGTCGAACAGGCGCAAGGGTATCAGGCGATGTTTGAGCAACTGGAGTCGTGGCTGGCGGAGATCACCGGATTCGCCGCCCTGTCCTTACAGCCCAACGCGGGATCACAAGGAGAGTATGCCGGACTCATGGTGATTCGCGCCTACCACTGGCATCGGGGCGAGACACAGCGCGATGTGTGCCTGATCCCTGTGTCGGCCCATGGGACCAATCCCGCCAGCGCCTCGATGTGCGGGATGACTGTCGTCCCGGTGGCCTGTGACGCACGCGGCAATGTCGATGTCGCCGATCTTGAGGCGAAGGCTGCGCACCATCGTGACCGCTTGGCTGCCATGATGATTACCTATCCCTCGACGCACGGGGTGTTCGAGGAGGGCGTCCGTCGCATGTGCCAGATCGTCCACACGCACGGCGGGCAGGTGTACATGGACGGGGCAAACCTCAACGCCCAAGTCGGTCTCTGTCGGCCGGCTGATCTGGGAGCCGACGTGTGCCACCTGAACTTGCATAAGACGTTCTGCATTCCGCATGGTGGCGGCGGACCGGGCATGGGACCGATCGGGGTGGCTCGCCACCTGGTGCCGTTTCTTCCCGGCCATCCGGTCGTGCAAGTGGGCGGAACCCAGTCCATCGGTCCGGTGTCCGCCGCGCCCTATGGGAGCCCCAGCATCGTGACGATCTCATGGGTCTACATCGCGTTGATGGGGCGAGAAGGGTTGACCAAAGCGACGCAGGTGGCCATCCTGAACGCCAACTACATGGCCAAACGGCTGGAAAAACATTATCCGGTCTTATACACGGGCGCGCGTGGCTTCGTGGCCCATGAATTCATTCTGGATCTCCGGCCCCTGAAGGATCGCAGCGGCGTCGAGGCGATGGACGTGGCCAAGCGATTGATGGATTATGGATTTCATGCCCCGACGGTGTCGTTTCCCGTGCCCGGGACCCTGATGATCGAACCGACGGAGAGTGAAACCAAGGGGGAGTTGGATCGGTTGTGTGAGGCGTTGATCGCAATACGCGCCGAGATCCAGGATATCGTGGACGGTCGGCAACCTCGCGCCGGCAATCTCTTGAAGAGCGCGCCACACACGGCCTCGGCGGTGATCGTCTCCGATTGGACCAGGGCCTACTCGCGAGAGCAGGCGGCATTTCCCGCGCCCTGGGTTCGAGACAACAAATTCTGGCCGAGCGTCGGTCGTATCGATGAAGCCTATGGGGACCGCCACCTCTTTTGTACCTGCCCTCCGATGGACGCGGCTTCCTGA
- a CDS encoding nucleoside hydrolase, translated as MPRCVPTRVIIDTDPGADDALAILLALASPELEVVGLTTVCGNVPVGQATKNLFRLLGLRSTLRGLSVGQGAARPLEEDLVTADHVHGSDGLGELDRLLTAQGTPLYPPARLPALLPTAHEVWNECVRRYPQGLTLITIGPLTNLAVALKVNPLLVQRFQSVIVMGGAIGVPGNVSPVAEFNIYADPHAAARVFQASLPITLVPLDVTTRLSVTRDVLATWVTASRDPFSRLVTDVTGCAFDFAEQVEGHGLFHFHDPLAVLAAVDASLLKLEPLHVSVETRGIVARGMTVADRRSRKAEQKVMPNMQVAVGVDVERSLDLLRARLCPWS; from the coding sequence ATGCCGCGATGCGTTCCCACCAGAGTCATCATCGATACCGACCCCGGTGCCGACGATGCGTTGGCCATTCTCCTGGCGTTGGCCTCTCCGGAGCTGGAGGTCGTGGGCCTGACCACCGTCTGCGGCAATGTTCCGGTGGGGCAAGCCACCAAGAATCTGTTCCGCTTGCTAGGATTGCGGTCGACGCTGCGGGGTCTGTCGGTCGGGCAAGGGGCGGCCAGACCGCTTGAGGAGGACCTCGTCACGGCCGACCACGTGCATGGCAGCGATGGATTAGGTGAACTGGATCGCCTCCTGACCGCGCAGGGAACGCCCCTCTACCCTCCTGCTCGGTTGCCGGCGCTGTTGCCGACAGCACATGAGGTTTGGAACGAGTGTGTGCGACGGTATCCGCAAGGGCTGACGCTGATCACTATCGGTCCGTTGACCAACCTCGCGGTGGCGTTGAAGGTGAATCCGCTCCTGGTCCAGAGATTTCAATCGGTGATCGTGATGGGAGGGGCGATCGGTGTTCCGGGGAACGTGTCGCCGGTTGCCGAATTTAATATCTACGCCGATCCCCATGCTGCAGCCCGCGTCTTCCAGGCGTCCTTGCCCATCACGCTGGTTCCTTTGGACGTCACGACCCGCCTCTCGGTCACAAGGGATGTGCTGGCGACGTGGGTCACTGCATCGCGCGATCCGTTCAGTCGATTGGTGACGGATGTGACCGGATGTGCGTTCGATTTTGCCGAACAGGTAGAAGGCCATGGTCTGTTTCACTTTCATGATCCACTGGCGGTGCTGGCGGCGGTCGATGCGAGCCTGTTGAAGCTCGAGCCCCTCCATGTTTCGGTCGAGACGAGGGGCATCGTGGCGCGGGGGATGACCGTGGCGGACCGGCGTAGCCGCAAGGCGGAACAAAAAGTCATGCCGAATATGCAGGTCGCCGTGGGTGTCGATGTGGAACGCTCATTGGATCTGCTCCGGGCCAGGCTCTGTCCATGGTCGTAG
- a CDS encoding SUMF1/EgtB/PvdO family nonheme iron enzyme, whose amino-acid sequence MGTATSFVPALRWTRLPDARLRGDVLDRDIAGCPPSFSVVSAAALCCLLLLLGFASGARAFPGSEEAFQEAQPGITYQAGTRLRISDTDWSFVVPNGWKSNRSEDSPMPFVYSEPGKALGMVFPMVDATRDSIREQLSQPLSLLHGLSFVPSGTEVETAHTMGRSFQSEELVGRALAVFGPEQACVLYFLMGPADEASDYDATLERLAASTRFGTQNPNQASSAPSRSVEAEGDMVTIMAGTFLRGSLPGDGDPDEEPQRVLYLDGFRLDRQEVTNRRYRAFLQATGHRTPEHCCDPSYNLWDGYEIDASRLDHPVVNVDWHDAEAFCRWDGKRLPREAEWERAARGTHGRRFPWSDLWDRTRANGASYWANQDLLTVEAAKAWWAEEGAALLNQEEAHGLATLPEQALPLGATPEGLVHLAGNVWEWVADWYDPAYYAVAPERNPPGPASGEYKVLRGGSWLNHQAFLRGAVRDGSRPTMRNHGTGFRCAQDLTVTP is encoded by the coding sequence ATGGGGACCGCCACCTCTTTTGTACCTGCCCTCCGATGGACGCGGCTTCCTGATGCGCGGCTGCGTGGGGATGTCCTCGATCGGGATATCGCCGGTTGCCCGCCGTCTTTCTCCGTAGTCTCAGCGGCGGCTCTGTGCTGTCTGCTGCTCCTGTTGGGATTTGCCTCGGGCGCGAGGGCGTTCCCTGGTTCCGAGGAGGCATTCCAGGAAGCCCAGCCCGGTATCACCTATCAAGCCGGAACGAGACTCCGCATTTCCGACACCGACTGGTCGTTTGTCGTGCCAAATGGCTGGAAGAGCAATCGGTCGGAAGATTCGCCCATGCCCTTTGTCTATTCAGAGCCGGGAAAGGCTCTGGGTATGGTGTTCCCCATGGTAGATGCGACGCGCGACAGTATTCGGGAGCAATTGAGTCAACCCCTGTCGTTGCTGCACGGATTGTCCTTTGTGCCATCGGGGACGGAGGTGGAAACAGCCCACACGATGGGGCGGTCCTTTCAAAGTGAGGAGCTGGTAGGACGGGCCCTTGCGGTCTTTGGGCCGGAGCAGGCCTGCGTTCTCTATTTCCTGATGGGGCCTGCCGACGAAGCGTCCGATTATGACGCGACCTTGGAGCGGCTTGCGGCCTCCACCCGGTTTGGAACTCAGAATCCGAACCAGGCAAGCAGCGCGCCGAGCCGGTCGGTGGAGGCTGAGGGCGACATGGTCACAATCATGGCCGGAACATTCCTGCGAGGGAGTTTGCCGGGCGACGGGGATCCGGATGAAGAACCGCAACGCGTGCTGTACCTCGATGGGTTTCGGCTCGATCGGCAGGAGGTGACGAATCGACGGTACCGGGCCTTTCTTCAGGCGACCGGTCATCGTACGCCTGAGCATTGCTGCGACCCCTCCTACAATCTGTGGGATGGTTATGAGATCGATGCCTCTCGACTTGACCATCCCGTGGTCAATGTCGATTGGCATGATGCCGAGGCCTTTTGCCGCTGGGATGGGAAACGGTTGCCGCGAGAAGCCGAATGGGAGCGGGCGGCTCGTGGTACACATGGACGCAGGTTCCCCTGGTCTGATCTGTGGGATCGTACGCGGGCCAATGGGGCCTCATACTGGGCTAATCAAGACCTTCTAACGGTCGAGGCGGCGAAGGCCTGGTGGGCCGAGGAGGGGGCTGCCTTGCTGAATCAGGAAGAAGCGCATGGTCTAGCCACGTTGCCCGAGCAGGCCCTGCCTCTGGGGGCTACTCCCGAAGGACTGGTACACCTGGCGGGCAATGTCTGGGAATGGGTCGCTGACTGGTATGACCCAGCCTACTATGCCGTCGCGCCAGAACGGAATCCGCCGGGACCGGCTTCCGGCGAATACAAAGTCCTGCGTGGCGGATCTTGGTTGAACCACCAGGCGTTTCTACGCGGCGCGGTCCGTGATGGATCACGCCCGACCATGCGCAACCATGGGACCGGATTTCGCTGCGCCCAAGACCTCACCGTGACGCCATAG
- a CDS encoding NUDIX hydrolase gives MTRVKPVYQGKVVTLNVDTVCLPNGHTIDLEVIRHPGAAAVVPLKEDGTVILIRQFRHAADGFIYEIPAGKLHPQEDPLDCAARELEEEIGYKAGQFALLSSIFTAPGFADEVIHVYLATDLTRGTQNLDQDEVLEVVEMPLREAIHKIQDGTIRDAKTIVGLQAVFIRQEGNR, from the coding sequence ATGACGAGGGTCAAACCGGTCTATCAAGGGAAGGTCGTAACGCTGAACGTCGACACGGTCTGCCTTCCGAATGGGCACACCATCGACTTGGAGGTCATCCGCCATCCAGGAGCGGCCGCCGTCGTTCCATTGAAAGAGGACGGGACGGTCATCCTCATTCGGCAATTTCGCCATGCCGCAGATGGTTTTATCTACGAAATTCCTGCAGGCAAGCTGCACCCTCAAGAAGATCCCTTGGATTGCGCGGCCCGCGAGCTTGAGGAAGAAATCGGCTACAAGGCCGGACAGTTCGCACTCCTCTCCAGCATCTTCACCGCCCCTGGGTTCGCAGACGAAGTCATCCACGTGTACCTGGCGACCGACCTCACACGAGGCACACAGAACTTGGATCAGGATGAAGTGCTGGAAGTCGTGGAGATGCCGTTACGGGAAGCGATACACAAAATTCAAGACGGCACGATCCGGGATGCCAAGACGATTGTCGGGTTACAGGCGGTCTTCATTCGGCAGGAAGGGAATCGATAG
- a CDS encoding FIST C-terminal domain-containing protein — protein sequence MISTPPSTLRFAAALTRRQDAQAAADELIHQIREQLGAAPVDVACLFVSAHHTPHAEFLSQAVRRALDPMAYVGCTGEGIIATGCEIETGPAATLWAAHLPGATVSPLRLSFSNVHDQFSLQEWPDLEVTGSARPVLLLFADPFSTPMQDVLSLIEERYPYAMALGGLAGGGQDVGENRLFLDDAVHADGLVGLALTGHLTVHSVISQGCRPIGERFIVTKSEHNVIYELGSRSALDCLQTVFAELNSTEQALAQRALHIGIAMDEQRARFTRGDFLIRNLVGADQQTGAIVIGDVVQEGQTIQFQVRDAESADEDLRALLASQVSAEARKPLGALLFSCCGRGKGLFGTPHHDASVLQEQLGTIPVAGFFAQGEVGPVGPRNFLHGYTASIAIFLEPDR from the coding sequence GTGATTAGCACACCTCCATCGACATTGCGGTTCGCCGCAGCCCTGACGCGCCGGCAGGACGCCCAGGCGGCAGCCGATGAGTTAATCCATCAGATCCGCGAGCAGTTAGGGGCCGCGCCTGTCGACGTCGCCTGCCTGTTCGTCTCGGCCCATCATACCCCCCACGCGGAGTTTCTCTCGCAAGCGGTTCGCCGAGCCTTGGATCCGATGGCCTACGTGGGCTGTACGGGCGAAGGTATCATCGCGACCGGGTGCGAGATCGAGACAGGACCGGCCGCCACCCTGTGGGCCGCTCATCTGCCCGGCGCAACCGTATCTCCGTTGCGGTTATCCTTTTCGAATGTCCACGACCAGTTCTCGCTACAGGAGTGGCCGGACCTGGAGGTGACCGGGAGCGCAAGACCCGTCCTCCTCCTGTTTGCCGACCCCTTCTCCACCCCCATGCAAGATGTCTTGAGCCTCATCGAAGAACGATATCCGTACGCCATGGCCCTAGGAGGGTTGGCGGGAGGAGGACAGGACGTCGGAGAAAACCGTCTCTTTCTGGATGACGCGGTACATGCCGATGGGCTGGTCGGCCTGGCCCTGACTGGTCACCTCACCGTCCACAGCGTCATCTCTCAAGGCTGCCGACCGATCGGCGAACGCTTTATCGTGACCAAGTCGGAACATAACGTCATTTACGAACTCGGCAGTCGCTCGGCCCTGGACTGTCTCCAAACAGTGTTTGCCGAGCTGAATTCCACGGAACAGGCCTTGGCGCAGCGGGCGCTCCACATCGGCATCGCGATGGACGAGCAGCGAGCCCGGTTCACACGCGGGGATTTTCTCATCCGCAACCTGGTCGGAGCCGACCAGCAGACCGGAGCCATCGTCATCGGCGACGTCGTCCAGGAGGGGCAAACGATTCAATTTCAGGTTCGTGACGCGGAGTCGGCCGACGAAGACCTGCGAGCCTTGCTTGCCTCACAAGTCAGCGCGGAGGCGAGGAAACCGCTCGGAGCCCTCCTCTTCAGCTGTTGCGGGCGCGGGAAGGGTCTGTTCGGGACTCCCCATCACGATGCGTCCGTGCTGCAGGAGCAGCTGGGAACCATCCCTGTCGCCGGGTTTTTTGCCCAAGGCGAGGTGGGACCCGTCGGTCCGAGGAACTTCCTCCACGGCTATACAGCGAGCATTGCGATCTTTCTCGAACCGGATCGATAA
- the rbsK gene encoding ribokinase, with translation MVVVVGSSNIDLVVTVDRLPGPGETVPGHHFARSFGGKGANQAVAAKRAGAEVVFLSKLGDDAHGALLEEHLIAEGFSRQTLLRDRHAPTGLAVVLVDRAGRNQIVVVPGSNGALTPDDVRRQSGVMAGALVLLVQLEIPLETVQETLLCAKRQGLTTILNPAPAVPLSTELLQLVDILTPNETEARILTGLSDPAQAARWLVDRGVRTVVVTCGAEGALVGTDHGVSAVPAFLVEAVDTTGAGDAFNGALACALAQDLPIEVGLEVAAAAGALASTVQGAQEAMPLRSAIEGLRGSGTRRCPAR, from the coding sequence ATGGTCGTAGTCGTCGGTTCCAGCAACATCGATCTGGTCGTTACAGTCGACCGCCTTCCCGGCCCGGGAGAAACCGTTCCCGGCCATCATTTCGCCCGATCATTCGGCGGGAAGGGCGCCAACCAGGCTGTTGCGGCGAAGCGCGCCGGCGCAGAGGTGGTCTTTCTCAGTAAGCTCGGGGACGACGCCCATGGCGCTCTCCTTGAGGAACATCTGATTGCGGAGGGTTTCTCTCGACAGACCCTCCTGCGGGATCGGCATGCCCCGACCGGATTGGCGGTGGTGTTGGTTGATCGGGCAGGTCGCAACCAAATCGTGGTGGTTCCGGGAAGCAACGGTGCCCTCACCCCTGACGACGTGCGTCGGCAGTCAGGGGTGATGGCAGGAGCGCTGGTGTTGCTGGTCCAATTGGAAATCCCCCTGGAGACCGTACAGGAGACGCTGCTCTGCGCAAAGCGGCAGGGGCTGACTACGATCCTCAATCCAGCGCCGGCCGTACCGCTCTCGACCGAACTCCTGCAGCTGGTGGATATTCTGACGCCGAACGAAACCGAGGCCCGCATTCTTACGGGATTGTCCGATCCTGCCCAGGCTGCCCGTTGGCTGGTCGACCGAGGCGTGCGGACTGTTGTCGTGACCTGTGGTGCCGAGGGCGCCCTTGTGGGCACTGATCACGGGGTGAGTGCGGTCCCCGCCTTCCTCGTGGAGGCGGTTGACACGACCGGTGCCGGTGACGCCTTCAACGGCGCCTTGGCCTGTGCCCTCGCGCAAGACCTGCCGATCGAGGTTGGGCTTGAGGTGGCCGCTGCGGCCGGCGCACTGGCTTCGACGGTTCAAGGAGCACAGGAGGCTATGCCGTTGAGGAGCGCCATCGAAGGTTTGCGTGGGTCGGGAACGAGGCGGTGTCCGGCGCGGTGA
- a CDS encoding mismatch-specific DNA-glycosylase has protein sequence MPRAHRPLPDYLAPNLGILFVGINPGLRSAALGHHYAGHSNRFWKLLSEARLVPFPLGYEDDRRLPQWGIGLTNLTTRSTAEAKELTEHDYARGRRTLLRNVSRYRSKAVVLLGMGLYAVLFPNEPAAIGRKPGLQPSKLCGSDVILLPNPSGRNAAYPYRAMLEGFLMLSHYLPKPDRAPGEES, from the coding sequence ATGCCGAGAGCACACCGTCCTCTTCCCGACTATCTGGCACCGAATCTGGGCATCCTCTTTGTTGGGATTAATCCGGGGCTCCGATCCGCGGCCCTCGGCCACCACTATGCCGGACATTCGAATCGGTTCTGGAAACTCCTAAGCGAAGCCCGGTTGGTTCCCTTCCCGCTAGGGTACGAAGACGATCGGCGGCTGCCGCAGTGGGGAATCGGCCTCACCAACCTGACCACTCGATCCACAGCAGAAGCCAAGGAGTTGACCGAGCATGACTATGCGCGCGGCCGTCGAACGTTGTTACGAAATGTGAGCCGTTATCGCTCCAAGGCGGTGGTCCTCCTCGGTATGGGGCTCTATGCCGTACTATTCCCGAACGAACCAGCGGCCATCGGCCGCAAACCGGGTTTGCAGCCGAGCAAACTCTGTGGATCCGATGTGATCCTCCTGCCCAATCCGAGCGGACGGAATGCCGCCTATCCCTACCGAGCCATGCTGGAGGGCTTTCTGATGCTGAGTCACTACTTGCCCAAGCCTGACAGGGCTCCAGGTGAGGAGAGTTGA
- a CDS encoding FKBP-type peptidyl-prolyl cis-trans isomerase: MAQQNSTPPPQEVTTESGLKYVDLVVGTGREATTGNLATVHYTGWLTNGTKFDSSVDRRDPFSFPIGAGRVIRGWDEGVVGMKVGGKRKLTIPPQLGYGSRGAGGVIPPNATLVFDVELLEVR; the protein is encoded by the coding sequence ATGGCGCAGCAAAACAGCACACCCCCTCCCCAAGAAGTGACCACCGAATCAGGCTTGAAATATGTCGATCTCGTAGTCGGAACAGGCCGTGAAGCGACAACGGGCAACCTGGCGACCGTCCATTACACCGGCTGGCTGACGAACGGCACCAAGTTCGACAGTTCGGTAGATCGGCGCGATCCCTTCTCCTTCCCCATCGGCGCAGGGAGGGTCATCCGCGGTTGGGACGAAGGAGTGGTCGGCATGAAGGTGGGCGGCAAACGAAAACTGACTATTCCGCCGCAGCTCGGCTACGGCTCCCGCGGAGCGGGTGGGGTCATTCCACCCAACGCCACACTGGTATTTGATGTCGAACTCCTGGAGGTGCGATGA